In Rhizorhabdus phycosphaerae, the genomic stretch TCTCGCGCTGGGATTGCTGCTCATCTCGACGGCCACCATGCTGCGCGCGATGCTGCCGGCGCCCGATCCCCGGACGCTGTCGCTGCTGCTCGCACTGCTGTTGCTGGCCGCCACTCTGGGCGGGGTGACGGTCGACGGGGCCACGCGCTGGATCAGGCTGGGCGGCCTTTCCATCCAGCCGAGCCTGATCCTCTTGCCGCTGATTCTGCTCTGCTTCGCGCGAAGCCCGTCGCCCGCATCGCTTCTCGCCATCCTTGTCTCGACCGTCACGTTCGCGCTGCAACCCGACCGCGCGATGGCGGGCGCACTCGCCGCCGGTCTGCTGGGCCTCGCCCTGCTGCGCCCCGGCCGGGTCACGTTCCTTGCGCTGTCCGTCGCGACCATGGGTTTCGTGGCGACGCTCGCCCAGCCCGACGTCCAGCCGGCGATGCCCTTTGTCGATCGCATATTGTCGACCGCTTTCCAGGTGCACCCGATGGCCGGCGTGGCTGTGGTTGGGGGCGCGCTTCTGCTGGTCGTGCCGGGGCTGCGGGCCCTGTCCGGACCCATTGACGGTCGTCCGCTGGGGGCCGTGTTCGTCGCCACCTGGGCAGCGATCGTCGGGGCAGCTGCGCTCGGCAACTACCCAACGCCGCTGGTGGGCTATGGCGGTAGTGCGATTCTCGGCTATCTGGCCTGCCTGTGGGGCCTGCCGCGCACAGCAGCGCTTTCGGGGCGGGTGCCCCTCGGCGGAGGGAGCTCCGCGCTCGACGACGATTACCACCTGCTCTCGCTGGCCTTGAAGGACTGACGGGCTGACGCGGTTCGGTTCTGCGCAAAGGGGATATGGTTCCGACCATATCGTCTGGAAAGCGATGTGAAAGCCTGTCATCATCTACGCAAACAGATGATGAGAGGATCATATGGAAAAGTCGACCGAAACGCCCGGCCTGACGCCGGCCAAGGGATTGCTTGTCCTGCTCGGGGTCGTGATCGGCGTCGCCGCCTATCTCGCCATCGGCGGCGCGCTCGGCATCACGCCGCTTTATGCGGGCTTCGCGTTCTCGCTGTATTTCGGGGGGCTCAAGCATAGCGATCCGAAGGAATTCCCGGCGGCGCTGGTCGGTTCGCTTGGTGGAATCGGCCTGGCGGCCGCGCTCCACATGCTGCCCGAACTCTATGGCACGGCGGGCATGGTGGTGGCCCTGATCGGCATCCTGCTGGCGATCTACGCGCTGCTGATGGGCTGGGTACCAGTGCTGGTGAACTATGCCTTCATGCTGATGCTGACGATCGCCACCATTCCGGCGGTCAAGGCAGAGGCGGCCTTCCTCGGCATGGCCTGCTCGGTCCTGCTCGCTGCCGCCTTGCTTGGCGCCCTGTTGCTCGCTGGCAGCATGGCCGCTCGCAAGGCACAGGCGCCCGCCAGCGTCTGAATCGATGCGCGCCGGCCGGGCGGCGTCAGTCGTCCCGGTCCTGGCGCGCTCGCTCGCGCTCCATGCGCTTGCGCTCCTTGCGGTCGCGTTCCTCCTGCTTGCGCATCTCGCGCCCGCGGTTGCGGTCTGCCTCGTCCTGACTGGTCGTGGCCCAGTCGACGCCTTTTCCAACAACTTTGAACGGAGCGGTGACCACCGTCTTCGCCGCGCTGACGCATCCCGGCAGCGCCATCAGGCTGCCGATCATCACAAGATTTCGCATCATCCATCCCCGCTTTCTGCATACCCATGCTAGCCTGCGATCGGATGAACCGTCTATGAAGTCCTTGGCATGGCCCTTTTCGGCGGCCCGCGAGGAGAAAAGCGTGGCGCTCCGTCACCGACTGTTGGGCGCGCTCGTCAGGCTGCGGGGCAGACTTCTGCCACCCCTGACGATCGGCGTGCGCGCCGTGGTCGTCGATCCTGCCGGACGCATCGCACTGGTCCGCCACACCTATGACGCGCGCTGGTATCTTCCTGGCGGCGGGGTGAACCCAGGCGAGGCGATCGCCGCCGCCGTCCACCGCGAAGTGCGCGAGGAACTCGGGTTTGACATGCTCACGCCCGAACGGGTGATCGGCATCTTCCATCACCGCAGCCATGGCCGCGACGATCATGTCGTCCTGTTCCTCGTGCGCGCGATGGGCGTCGTCCCCGAGCGGCTTCGCACCGCCGATCCATTCGAGATTGCCGAAGCCGCGTGGTTCGCGCCGGACGACCTGCCCGAGGCGCTATCCCCGGCGACGCAACTTCGGATCACGGACTATCTGGCGGGGATCGACCGTTTCGGCGACTGGTAGCCTCCGCCGCGAGCGGGCAGCGCCGCCTCAGCTTGCAGCCTGCTCCACCCGTACAAGCACAGTGCCTTCGGTCACCTGGGCGCCGACGCTGGCCTTGAGGTCGTAGACGATGCCATCGAAGGGCGCGAGCATTGCCTGCTCCATCTTCATTGCCTCGAGCACGAGCAGCTTCTGCCCCTTGGTCACGCTCTGGCCCTCGGTCACCTCGACCGAGATGACCTTGCCCGGCATGGGCGCGACCAGCGAGCCGTCCGACAGGCCCGCGCCGCCGCCGGCCTGATCCGCGCGGGGCGGTCCGAAGGGCCAGGCTTCGCCGTCGACGAACAGGATATGCTCATGGCCGACGCGCCGGTTGCGCCCGGCGGTCTCGCCCCGGTCGAGCGTCGCAAGATGGACCTGACCGCCAATTTCGACCGCTACGCGCCGGTCGGCCGGAGCGTTCGCGCGGAAACCGGTCAGGCTGCTCCACGGTCCCGACGCCTCGGGCAGCAGCGCGCGGGCTGCAACGGCCACGACGGACCCGGTAGGCTCGGCAGCCGGGACAAGATCCGCCGCATGGCGTTCGATGAAGCCCGTGTCGATATGCCCGGCCATGAACGCGGGATGCGCCGCCGCGCGCGCAAGGAAGGCGGCATTGGTGCGGACCGGCCAGACCTCGACCTTGGCGGCTGCGCGGGCAAGCTTTTCCGCCGCTGCTGGACGGCTGGGGGCAGAGACGATCAGCTTGGCGATCATCGGGTCGTAATGGGGCGACACCTCGCCACCCTCCTCGACGCCGCTGTCGACGCGAATGCCACGGGGCAGGCGCAGTCGAGTCAGCGGGCCGATCGACGGCAGGAACCCGTTCGATGGATTTTCGGCGTAGAGGCGCGCCTCCATCGCCCAGCCGCTGATCGCCAGCTGGTCCTGCCGCTTGGGCAAGGGCTCGCCCGAGGCCACGCTCAGTTGCCATTCGACCAGATCCTGCCCGGTGATCGCCTCGGTCACCGGATGCTCGACTTGCAGGCGGGTGTTCATCTCCATGAACCAGATGCGGTCGGCGCGCAGCCCTTCGGAGGCGTCGGCGATGAACTCGATCGTGCCCGCGCCGACATAGTCGACCGCCTTCGCCGCCTTGACCGCCGCCTCGCAGACGGCTGCGCGCGTGGCCTCGTCCATGCCGGGGGCAGGGGCCTCCTCGATCACCTTCTGATGGCGACGCTGTAGCGAACAGTCGCGCTCGAACAGGTGGACGACATTGCCGTGGCGGTCGCCGAAGACCTGCACCTCGATATGACGGGGGCCGAGGATATATTTCTCGATCAGGACGCGGTCGTCGCCGAAGGAGGAGGCCGCCTCGCGCTGACACGATTGCAGCGCATCGACGAACTGCTCGGCTGCATCGACCTTGCGCATGCCCTTGCCGCCGCCGCCCGCGACCGCCTTGATCAGCACCGGATAGCCGATCCGGTCGGCTTCTGCTTTCAACCGCGCCGGATCCTGGTCCTCGCCCAGATAGCCGGGCGTCACCGGGACCCCGGCCTCGATCATTAGCGCCTTGGCGGCATCCTTCAGGCCCATGGCGCGGATCGAGTGTGGCGGCGCGCCGACCCAGATCAGGCCGGCCGCCTCGACCGCCTCGGCGAACTCGGCATTTTCCGACAGGAAGCCATAGCCCGGATGGATCGCCTCCGCGCCCGTGGCCCGCGCCGCGTCTAGGATCTTCGCCTGGACGAGATAGGATTCGCGCGCTGCAGCTGGCCCGATGCAGACCGCCTCATCCGCCTCGCGGACGAACGGCATGCCGGCGTCGACGTCGGAATGGACCGCTATCGTCCGGACCCCCATTTTCCGCGCGGTCCGGATGATGCGACGGGCAATCTCGCCCCGATTGGCGATAAGGAGCGATCGGATCATGCGGTCACCTGGCTGTCGGGGGTGGGGTTCAGGCGGTGTGGGCCGGCGGAGAATCCCCTCCACCGTCCTTCGGACGGTCCCCCTCCCCGTTCCGGGGAGGACTTTTGTCGGTCGCGCTGGTAATTCCTCCCCGGAACGGGGAGGGGGACCATGCAGAGCATGGTGGAGGGGAAGCGCCGGTGCTGAGGGGCCCGAAACGCACGGTCGAACGCGCTCGCAAGCTGCGCCGGGCGCTCAGCCTTCCCGAGGTCCTGTTGTGGAGAGCGCTGCGTGATCGTCCCGGCGGCTGGAAGTTTCGGCGACAGCATCCGGCCGGTTCCTATGTGCTCGATTTCTACTGTTCCGGTGCGCGGCTGGCGATCGAAGTCGACGGCATCGCCCACGACATGGGTGACCGGCCTGAGCGGGATACTGTTCGAGATGCGTGGCTTGCAGACAAAGGCGTTTTGGCGTTGCGGATTCCGGCGGCTGACGTGCTTCGGGACGTTGGCGCGGCGGTCGAACAGATCGTCGGTGTCTGCGAGGCGCGCAGCCCCCTCCACCGTCCTGCGGACGGTCCCCCTCCCCGTACCGGGGAGGATTGAGTGGGACCAGATCCTCCCCGGAACGGGGAGGGGGACCAGGCGGAACCTGGTGGAGGGGAAGGCGCCCACCCCCATCACATCCGGAAGATGCCGAACTGCGCGCGATCGGGGATCGGGGCGTTCAGCGTGGCGGCTAGGGCGAGGCCCAGGACGTCGCGGGTCTGGGTCGGGTCGATGATGCCGTCGTCCCACATCCGCGCCGTCGCGTAATAGGGATTGCCCTCGTCCTCATATTTCTGGCGGATCGGCGCCTTGAAGGCCTCGGCCTCTTCGGGCGTCCAGCGTTCGGCGTCGCGGTGGACGGTCGCCAGCACCGCGGCGGCCTGCTCGCCGCCCATCACGCTGATCCGGCTGTTGGGCCAGCTGAACAGGAAGCGCGGCTGATAGGCACGACCGCACATGCCGTAATTGCCCGCGCCGAAGCTGCCCCCGATCAGGATGGTGATCTTGGGTACGCTCGCCGTCGCGACGGCGGTCACCAGCTTGGCGCCGTTCTTGGCGATGCCCTCGCCTTCATATTTGCCGCCGACCATGAAGCCCGAGATGTTCTGCAGGAACAGCAACGGCACCTTGCGCTGGCAGGCGAGCTCGATGAAATGCGCACCCTTCAGCGCGCTCTCGGAGAAGAGCACGCCATTATTGGCGAGGACCGCGACCGGCTGGCCCCAGATATGGGCGAAGCCGCAGACGAGCGTGGTGCCGTAGAGCGGCTTGAACTCGTGAAACTCCGACCCGTCGACCAGCCGGGCGATCACCTCGTGGACGTCATAGGGCGCGCGGACGTCCTGCGGCACGATGCCGAGCAGTTCGGCCGGATCGTAAAGCGGCGGGCGGACCTCGGCCATGTTGACCGGCGCATGCGACGGCGGCGGCAGCGTCGCAACGATGTCGCGCACGATCAGCAGCGCATGTTCGTCATTGTCCGCCAGATGGTCGGCAACCCCCGACTTGCGGGTGTGCAGGTCGCCGCCGCCCAGATCTTCGGCGCTGATCACCTCGCCCGTCGCCGCCTTCACTAGCGGCGGCCCGGCGAGGAAGATGGTCCCCTGGTTGCGGACGATGACGGTCTCATCCGACATCGCCGGCACATAGGCGCCTCCAGCCGTGCAGCTTCCCATCACGCAGGCGATCTGCGGGATCCCTTCCGACGACATCTGCGCCTGGTTGAAGAAGATGCGGCCGAAATGGTCGCGATCGGGGAAGACCTCGGCCTGGTGCGGCAGGTTGGCGCCGCCGCTGTCGACCAGATAGATGCAGGGCAGGCGGTTTTCGCGGGCGATTTCCTGCGCGCGGAGATGCTTCTTCACCGTCATCGGGAAATAGGCGCCGCCCTTCACGGTCGGGTCGTTCGCCACGATCATGCACTGGCGGCCCTGCACCATGCCGATGCCGGCGATCATACCGGCGCCGGCTGGACCTCCGTCCTTGTCGTACATGCCGTTGGCGGCGAGCTGGCCGATTTCGAGGAAGGGCGAACCCGCGTCGAGCAGCCGGTGTACCCGATCGCGCGGCAGCAGCTTGCCGCGCGCGACGTGCCGCTCGCGATGGGCCTCCGATCCGCCCAGCGCCGCCTTGGAGACATGTGCGCGCAACTGCTCGACCAGCGCGCCATTATGCGCGGCATTAGCGGCGAAGTCGTCCGAGGTTGGGACGATGTTGGAGCTGAGGCGCGTCATAGCCCCGCCCTTTCAAGGGAGGGGGAAGGGGTGGGTGGCGAGCGCAGCGAGCCTGCTTTGTTCGTCATGCTGAATGCCAAGAAGGGGCGTTGAGCCCCTGCATGGCATACCCCACCCTTGCATCCCTCCCCTGAAGGGGAGGGAGAAAAATGGCTATTGCCGATCATGCCCCGATCACCTCGCGGCCGATCAGCATGCGGCGTATCTCGTTGGTGCCCGCGCCGATGTCGAGCAGCTTGGCGTCGCGCATATAGCGTTCGACCGGCCAGTCCTTGGTATAGCCCGCGCCGCCCAGCGCCTGGACGGCCTCATTGGCGACGCGCACCGCATTCTCGCTGGCGAGCAGGATCGCGCCGGCCGCATCGAAGCGGGTCGTGCGCCCGGCGTCGCAGTTGCGCGCCACGGCATAGACATAGGCGCGCGCCGAGTTGAGCGCGACATACATGTCGGCGACCTTGGCCTGCATCAGCTGGAAGGCGCCGATCGGCTGGCCGAACTGCTTGCGCTCGCGCAGATAGGGCAGGACCGTGTCGAGGCAGGCCTGCATGATGCCGAGCTGGATGCCCGCCAGAACGGTGCGCTCATAGTCGAGCCCCGACATCAGCACGCCGACGCCGCCACCGACCGGGCCCATGACATTCTCTTCCGGCACTTCGCAGTCCTGGAAGACGAGTTCTGCAGTCGGCGATCCGCGCATGCCGACCTTGTCGATCTTCTGCCCGATAGAGAAGCCGGCGAAGTCCTTTTCGATCAGAAAGGTCGTGATCCCGCGCGATCCGTCGCCGGTCTTGGCATAGACGACCAGCGTGTCGGCATAGGTCGCGTTGGTGATCCAGAATTTGGTGCCGTTGAGGATGTAGCGGTCGCCCTTCTTCTCGGCGCGCAGCTTCATCGAGACGACGTCGGAACCGGCGCCGGCCTCGGACATGGCGAGGCTGCCGACATGCTCGCCCGAGATCAGCTTGGGCAGATAGCGCTGCTTCTGCTCGGCGTTGCCCCAGCGGCGGATCTGATTGACGCACAGATTGGAGTGCGCGCCATAGCTGAGCCCGATCGAGGCCGAGGCCCGGGCGACCTCCTCCTGCGCGACGACATGCTCGAGGTAGCCGAGGCCGAGGCCGCCATCCTCCTGCTCGACGGTGATGCCGTGCAGCCCTAGCGCGCCCATTTCGGGCCACAGCTCCTTCGGGAACCAGTCTTCGGCGTCGATGCGGGCGGCGAGGGGGGCGATGCGGTCTGCCGCGAAGCGGGCGGTGGTGTCGCGGATGGCGTCGGCCATCTCGCCGAGCGCGAAGTCGAAATCTGCCATGGCTGCCTCTCCAGAGGGATATGGGGCCTATGTAAATCAG encodes the following:
- a CDS encoding endonuclease domain-containing protein; this encodes MLRGPKRTVERARKLRRALSLPEVLLWRALRDRPGGWKFRRQHPAGSYVLDFYCSGARLAIEVDGIAHDMGDRPERDTVRDAWLADKGVLALRIPAADVLRDVGAAVEQIVGVCEARSPLHRPADGPPPRTGED
- a CDS encoding carboxyl transferase domain-containing protein — encoded protein: MTRLSSNIVPTSDDFAANAAHNGALVEQLRAHVSKAALGGSEAHRERHVARGKLLPRDRVHRLLDAGSPFLEIGQLAANGMYDKDGGPAGAGMIAGIGMVQGRQCMIVANDPTVKGGAYFPMTVKKHLRAQEIARENRLPCIYLVDSGGANLPHQAEVFPDRDHFGRIFFNQAQMSSEGIPQIACVMGSCTAGGAYVPAMSDETVIVRNQGTIFLAGPPLVKAATGEVISAEDLGGGDLHTRKSGVADHLADNDEHALLIVRDIVATLPPPSHAPVNMAEVRPPLYDPAELLGIVPQDVRAPYDVHEVIARLVDGSEFHEFKPLYGTTLVCGFAHIWGQPVAVLANNGVLFSESALKGAHFIELACQRKVPLLFLQNISGFMVGGKYEGEGIAKNGAKLVTAVATASVPKITILIGGSFGAGNYGMCGRAYQPRFLFSWPNSRISVMGGEQAAAVLATVHRDAERWTPEEAEAFKAPIRQKYEDEGNPYYATARMWDDGIIDPTQTRDVLGLALAATLNAPIPDRAQFGIFRM
- a CDS encoding acetyl/propionyl/methylcrotonyl-CoA carboxylase subunit alpha, whose translation is MIRSLLIANRGEIARRIIRTARKMGVRTIAVHSDVDAGMPFVREADEAVCIGPAAARESYLVQAKILDAARATGAEAIHPGYGFLSENAEFAEAVEAAGLIWVGAPPHSIRAMGLKDAAKALMIEAGVPVTPGYLGEDQDPARLKAEADRIGYPVLIKAVAGGGGKGMRKVDAAEQFVDALQSCQREAASSFGDDRVLIEKYILGPRHIEVQVFGDRHGNVVHLFERDCSLQRRHQKVIEEAPAPGMDEATRAAVCEAAVKAAKAVDYVGAGTIEFIADASEGLRADRIWFMEMNTRLQVEHPVTEAITGQDLVEWQLSVASGEPLPKRQDQLAISGWAMEARLYAENPSNGFLPSIGPLTRLRLPRGIRVDSGVEEGGEVSPHYDPMIAKLIVSAPSRPAAAEKLARAAAKVEVWPVRTNAAFLARAAAHPAFMAGHIDTGFIERHAADLVPAAEPTGSVVAVAARALLPEASGPWSSLTGFRANAPADRRVAVEIGGQVHLATLDRGETAGRNRRVGHEHILFVDGEAWPFGPPRADQAGGGAGLSDGSLVAPMPGKVISVEVTEGQSVTKGQKLLVLEAMKMEQAMLAPFDGIVYDLKASVGAQVTEGTVLVRVEQAAS
- a CDS encoding FtsW/RodA/SpoVE family cell cycle protein, with amino-acid sequence MIARCVHGLARLIVGLAGFILPASAADWGRAMADEVGRMARAGEALRFALGCLLCAVREAFGAFAGAPAGADLDGGGERDVPADPAPAAPRPLLVACAAAAVLLGLGHMSVGGAPATMMLMNLIALALGLLLISTATMLRAMLPAPDPRTLSLLLALLLLAATLGGVTVDGATRWIRLGGLSIQPSLILLPLILLCFARSPSPASLLAILVSTVTFALQPDRAMAGALAAGLLGLALLRPGRVTFLALSVATMGFVATLAQPDVQPAMPFVDRILSTAFQVHPMAGVAVVGGALLLVVPGLRALSGPIDGRPLGAVFVATWAAIVGAAALGNYPTPLVGYGGSAILGYLACLWGLPRTAALSGRVPLGGGSSALDDDYHLLSLALKD
- a CDS encoding acyl-CoA dehydrogenase family protein is translated as MADFDFALGEMADAIRDTTARFAADRIAPLAARIDAEDWFPKELWPEMGALGLHGITVEQEDGGLGLGYLEHVVAQEEVARASASIGLSYGAHSNLCVNQIRRWGNAEQKQRYLPKLISGEHVGSLAMSEAGAGSDVVSMKLRAEKKGDRYILNGTKFWITNATYADTLVVYAKTGDGSRGITTFLIEKDFAGFSIGQKIDKVGMRGSPTAELVFQDCEVPEENVMGPVGGGVGVLMSGLDYERTVLAGIQLGIMQACLDTVLPYLRERKQFGQPIGAFQLMQAKVADMYVALNSARAYVYAVARNCDAGRTTRFDAAGAILLASENAVRVANEAVQALGGAGYTKDWPVERYMRDAKLLDIGAGTNEIRRMLIGREVIGA
- a CDS encoding NUDIX domain-containing protein, whose translation is MKSLAWPFSAAREEKSVALRHRLLGALVRLRGRLLPPLTIGVRAVVVDPAGRIALVRHTYDARWYLPGGGVNPGEAIAAAVHREVREELGFDMLTPERVIGIFHHRSHGRDDHVVLFLVRAMGVVPERLRTADPFEIAEAAWFAPDDLPEALSPATQLRITDYLAGIDRFGDW